The Patescibacteria group bacterium genome segment AACTCCAGAATCAGATGGTAAACCACCACCGTAATCTTCTTCAGGTGAACCCAAAAGTTCATAAAAGTAATTGAATCTCTTCCGAGAAAATTCTGTATTGGCTAACCAGCCTTCCACAGAGACGTTCCCTTCCCCCCAAGGATTATCTCCCAAAGTTTCTTTATGAGAAACCACGCCTGGAGTGCCTCCCTCACCCGCTAAACAAAAATTATCATCCTCTCCAGGTAAATCAGAATTAATACTCTCTTGAGAATGAACATCACCTTCTTGAGCCTGAAACCAAGACCCAGCCGCCTTAGTCAAACCAATATTGATTGTCTTAGTTTCTCCTCCCTCAGTTAACATCACTTGATTAGTCTCATCACCCTCATCATCACAATAAATCGGATCAGAATACTCTCCAGGAAAAGCAGTCATCATCACTGTATGCAATTGATCTATAGGTACCTCAAAGGAATAATCAGGATCAGGAGTATCTGTACCATAACCGGCAATTTGAACGGTACCCCCAGAAACGGTTTCCCCTAATTCAGAACAGGAAGATCCTTCAAAAACCGTCCCCTGAATAGTTCCAGTTGGAGCAGGATAAAGAATTGAATCGGCACAATAACTCCATTCAGCTGTTTTAAACTTAACTCTTGCCATTACCGAATTTTCGCCAGGATTAAGCGTTAAAGGATAACTGAAATTTCCACCCTCAGGAATATCCATAACTGACCCCCAGGTAGATCCACTATCAATACTTAATTGAATTTTGCCATCTTCAACCGCTCGAAAGTGCCATATTCCCACTTTATGGGTATACATCGCATCATCTACGTAATAAACAAGAGAATTATTAATAACTTCAGCTTCTGCTTCATGGACGTCATCTGTTTTTAGTAAATTAAGCTCCATATCATAGAGCTCAAAACTATTAACATTACAATCATTTTCAGGATTTTCTTTTTCAGATATCTGGGAGTAAACAAAGAAATATTTCGTTCCTCTATCCATCTGAATTGTTCGCTTCCCTGAACTGGTGTAACTAGCGATGATTGCATTTGCCCTTAAGCCATCACTAAGATGCCAACGCATTCCTCGGGAAAAATTAAGACTACCGTGGCAACCTGTCTTGTTACACATCCTAAAATCAACACTGAAAGTAAAAGATTTGATCACATAACCAGTTGGAGCAGTAACCTTAAGAGCAGCTCCACACGGTTGTTCGCCGTCACATATTATGTGCTCAGTAAATCTTAACCGACTGTCTCCCGCAAGGTGTCCAAATTTTCCAGGACCACAAGTTAACTCACAATCATAGCAGGCGTGACTAGAAGGAGCACAAGTAGTTCCAAAAGCAGGATAACAACCGCGACAGGGTTGACCGGCACTTATACAACTCCTTCTTTTATACAAACAGCCATTAATTACTTGACCAAACCGGCAAACTTGGTCACCACCTCCTTCTGTGTAGCCATTACCACCCGGTCCAATACCGTAATACTGAAAAAGATTCCTGAAAGCGTTACCATGATTACCAACATTCCATGTTTCAAGATAGCCCTCATCCCTTAATTGATTGTCACTCTTGCCCTGAATTCGAGGAGCTACTTCAATAAAACAGACAGCGTCTCTTTCAGACCCTTTATTATGTACGGCAAAATCATTGGCGAAAAAGGTTTCTTCACCATCAACCGAAAGATTGTAAACTTCAACCGGCTCTTGTTTGTATTCAAGTTTAGTGATTTGCTCAGGCACCAAACCCTCTTCTCCCTTAACAAAAACCACATCGCCAATATTTAATTCCTTAACCTGAATAAATCCAGCCTCTTTAATCTCCGGTCCAGGAATTTCCACCACCTCTTGCGCATGAATGGTTTTAGAGAAGACGAAGAATAAACTAATTCCTAATATCCAATATCCAATATCTCTAACCGAGAGCAGTTTTTTCATCTTATTTTAATATTTCACTTACCTTCGCCTGTAAACCAGTAATCAACCGATAAGTCAGCGTATTTGAAAGAATATCTTTAAATTTATCAAGTGTTGTTTGGAGTTTGGTGCTTGAAGCTTGGTTATTCTCGCCTTTAATGGCGAGGAATGGGTGTTCTCCCGTCACCTTCACCTTCTTCCCACTTTCAGTTTCCAGCCCATAGTAGCCTTCCCGAATTGTTTTAGTCACATTAGAAACCGTGCCTTCTTTTATTTCCCCTGTCTCCGGATTAAACGAAGAAACAATCTCACCCGGTTTCAAGTCTTTAATTTGCTTCGTCTCCCCCTTCTGCTCTCCTGCTCTTTCACCCTCCTGTCCTAAATTAATCTCCGTTTCCCCAGTAAAACAAGGAGCACCACATGAAGAACAGGGGCAACAATATCCATCGGACATTTCGCAACCAACACACAAACAGTCACTCCAGGAACAACCATCCCCCATTTGACCCACCTCAATAATGCAACGTCCACATTCACAAGAAATGCGTCCAGTTGAAGTACAAACATCCCCATAAACACTTTTTGCCGTAAACATTAGGACACAAACGGTGAATAGCAAAACTAAAATTAAAGTCTTAGTTCTCATAGCAAAATTACTTTCTTAAAAAACTTAAAAGTGATAAAAATTCCCCCGTGATTATTCCTGTCTCTCCTAAATTAATTTTATTTACAACAACAAAGTCACCAATATTGATTAACAGGTTTAAATTGTCAACTTGGAGTCGATGAGAGTCTATAATGATCCCTTTTTCTCGGAGTTCTTTGTCTATAATTTCTTTGCTTTTTGTTATGCTTCTCTCTTCATTCTTACTTAGATTTAAACCCACTTTATCATCGGAAGTGCTCTTTGGCTCTCTAGTAATATCTGCATATTCAAAATCTTTGTTAATTTCTATTGTAACCTCCTGCCTATTATTTTCAATTGTCAAAAACCAACCATCAATCTTCGTCACCCAACCCCTGATGGCGATTGGTTCTTTAGTTTCTTTATCGTACAAAAACACTCCCTCTTGGTAAACAACTTCAGTATTGATATATTTTGATTCCTCGGCTGTCTTTCTTAAAGTCCAAAGATAATAAAAACCTTCAGCAACTATAATCAAAATTAAAATGAATAAGATTGGAAGTAAAACCTTAAGTAAACGAGGCAACCCTAATATTTTTTCTCTAATGGCAGGCAGCTGCATTAGTTAAATTTAAACAAATTTACTACTAGATGTCAACAACTCGGAAAAAAATTAACAAATCATTCAGCCTCAATGATTATATCTCATGTATTCTCCTATAAATTGGGGCCAATATAAATCAACCATCGCCATTATCTCATCTTGAGCTCTTTCATCAAATTGAAGTAACTGAGCACTAAAGAGTTCATCCCATGATAAATGATTCCCTCTTACTTCTTCGTAATCATCCGTCATAAGGCAAGAACCGCTAGCCATCGAGTTAAGCAACCCTTTAAATGCGTCTTTACCTCCCTCTTTCAGGACACCATAAACATAAACAACCGGAATGAGGCGAACCGAAGGCCCTTCTGGATAGAGAACTTCAAGCCCTTTCTCTCTCAATATTTTTAAAGCAAAATCCTCCACAGCCTCTTGGGTGGCATGAACAAATTTCGATTCTGGAGTTCTCGTCGCCCAATCAACACCTTCAATACCTGGGGCTCTTTGGGCTTGAGGGAAGGAGTGAATTGCTTCATGGATATATTGGACTATGAAATCAGCTGCATATTTATTATAATCCGAAACTGGTTTTGCATAACTATCTCCAAATATCATGACGCTGTTTGGATAACCCAAGCCTGCCCCAACTGTACTCCATCCAGGAAGAATCAACGAACTAAGAATTTCCTCTTCCTCCTCAGGTAGTTGAGGAATAACTCCATCACGAAACAAAGCAGGGTTAAGATTGTCTCTAAACATTTCATTGATAGACCTTGAGATTGGTATAATATCAGAAACCACCTGTTTCATAAATGGACTCCTGATTCGTTCTTCGTGGGAGGCTAATGATAGGTATAAACCCTCTTCTGTTGGAAAAGGAACCGAATCAATGATCTCCCCACCTCTTCTTTCTCCATTTAAATAGGCATAAATCCAGAAATCCCTAAAAGGCCCAGTTCCTGGTTCTATGTTGCCTTTTCCTCGATTGACTACCTCAAAGAAATTGATAACTCTCTCATTGAGTCTCGAATCTAGCTCGGGATCAATCCGGTCCACTAATCCTTTGGGGATAACAAATTCACCCGGCCCGGAAGTCAAAGAAATTCTACATATCGCGTTGATCTCGGGGGACAGGATCTCCGCTTCTCCCCCCACTCCCGCTCCTTCAGGATTGACAATATTTAGTTGACCACTTCTGATTTCATCCGCGGTAGGGGTGACGACATTTAAAACAACATTTTGTTCTTGATTGATTGCTTTAATTGTTGCCTCAAACTCCCCCCCTTCTCTATCTTCTGGAGCAGGAAGAATTCTTGGAGTTGGGCCTGATTCGGAGGCTGAAGAAACACCAATACTAGCCGCTCCCTTAATTTGAGCAGCCCCCAGGGCAGCAAGAACGAGACCCGTAGTAACTGCTTGACTTCTCGATATTCGCTTTCTGGGTTCTAATCCAGTTAACTGTTCCTCAGATCCCAACCCCTGCCTTCTTCTCTCCCTTTCCTCCCTAATTCCTCTACGACTGGCTACCTGACTCTCTCTTAGCGCTTGTTTATATAATGGACCGCCGTTAAGCTCGTCGGTTTCTTTGCCCATGTTTTCTTCCATCTTTCTAAAAATCTCCCGCAATTCGGAGGATGTTAAACTACTTCAAAATTCCACGAAAAGATTCAATTTTGGTTTAAAAATCATTTGGGCAATTGAAATTATTATATCACTCTTATTAGGTGAGGGGAATCTCTAGCCAAGGTGTCCCTATTCCCATAATTACCTCAATGATTTTTTCTCTCGGAGAATATTATAGTCAATATATCTATTTGCAAATCCATCACAATATATTTCTTTGTCTTCATCTCCAATTTTGACTCCTTGCAACTTAAGCACCTCGTGGCCTAATTCATGGAGGAGAGTCCACTCTAATCTTTTTATACCAATTAGCTGATTGTATTTTGAATAATCTCTTTTACCACTATTTTCCGGCTCTGCTAAAGATGCCGAAACACTTAGCCACCTGGTTTTACCCTCTCCGCTTTCAATCTCTCGAGCTATTCCCAAAGCAAATTTTCCTTCATTTCTACCACTTTTGATTGGGATTAAATCACGATAGAAGATAAACATTAACGGCATTAGTTCTCTGCAATCAACACCGCTATCTTCTAAAATTGCCTGTATTGTCTTATCATCAACTGTATAGTCTAGTCCAGGGTCCATACTGAATTCTTTAAAATCGCACAAACTCTCTGGGGTAGGAGGGGAAATTATTGATTCAGCGCGACCTGGACGGATAGACGACTTGGGGGACAAATTTTCCAAAACCCCATTTCGCTTTAGTAAATATGAGGCTCCTTTTATCATCAAGATTCCAGTTGCTGCAGTTCCAACTATTAGAAATTCTCTCCTAGTCAATGGTCTTCTTCTTTTTTCTTGGCGGATTGAAATTGACTCGTTTTTACCTTGTTCAATTACCATTATAAAAAATCCTCCGTTTTTCGGATGATATTAAACTACTTTATTTATCTACCAAAAGATTCAATTTTGGTTTAAAAATCATTTTGACAACTATGAAAATTATACCACTTTTTAGCAAGAATTTCAGACTAACAACTCTGGTATACTAAAATTATGAAGTTCAAACAACTAAAATCTCTTTTCCTCTATCTGACCGCCTTTCTTTGCGGCGTTGCCGGCATGATAGTGGAACTGACCGCCGTTCGTTTAGTCGCCCCTTTTTTCGGCTCATCGATGGAGGTCTGGGCAACGATTATTGCTTTGGTGATGACTGCCCTCGCCTTAGGCTACTTC includes the following:
- a CDS encoding Hint domain-containing protein, which codes for MKKLLSVRDIGYWILGISLFFVFSKTIHAQEVVEIPGPEIKEAGFIQVKELNIGDVVFVKGEEGLVPEQITKLEYKQEPVEVYNLSVDGEETFFANDFAVHNKGSERDAVCFIEVAPRIQGKSDNQLRDEGYLETWNVGNHGNAFRNLFQYYGIGPGGNGYTEGGGDQVCRFGQVINGCLYKRRSCISAGQPCRGCYPAFGTTCAPSSHACYDCELTCGPGKFGHLAGDSRLRFTEHIICDGEQPCGAALKVTAPTGYVIKSFTFSVDFRMCNKTGCHGSLNFSRGMRWHLSDGLRANAIIASYTSSGKRTIQMDRGTKYFFVYSQISEKENPENDCNVNSFELYDMELNLLKTDDVHEAEAEVINNSLVYYVDDAMYTHKVGIWHFRAVEDGKIQLSIDSGSTWGSVMDIPEGGNFSYPLTLNPGENSVMARVKFKTAEWSYCADSILYPAPTGTIQGTVFEGSSCSELGETVSGGTVQIAGYGTDTPDPDYSFEVPIDQLHTVMMTAFPGEYSDPIYCDDEGDETNQVMLTEGGETKTINIGLTKAAGSWFQAQEGDVHSQESINSDLPGEDDNFCLAGEGGTPGVVSHKETLGDNPWGEGNVSVEGWLANTEFSRKRFNYFYELLGSPEEDYGGGLPSDSGVYYTADALTVDGWSIPEGTKIVILVDNEVNIDSNLDVNGFLAIIASGKIKVAETVTQVEGVFITDKEFEVDKVGEGNDVQFVGEGVFVAQSFELARDLGEDLNRTRPAEKFVYRPDFLMTAPSVLFTPSYTWQEIPP
- a CDS encoding Hint domain-containing protein, producing the protein MRTKTLILVLLFTVCVLMFTAKSVYGDVCTSTGRISCECGRCIIEVGQMGDGCSWSDCLCVGCEMSDGYCCPCSSCGAPCFTGETEINLGQEGERAGEQKGETKQIKDLKPGEIVSSFNPETGEIKEGTVSNVTKTIREGYYGLETESGKKVKVTGEHPFLAIKGENNQASSTKLQTTLDKFKDILSNTLTYRLITGLQAKVSEILK